In Calothrix sp. PCC 7507, one DNA window encodes the following:
- a CDS encoding DMT family transporter, translating into MQTPIKAGNSLYIKGIILLILINIISATTFPLTKEIVSSLSPSALIATRFVIAAGVFTLNLRNLNVLLLRDGIVLGVLLFFYLALETIALKTIPSNRAVFIVSLSALIVPLLGWLSGQRVLLKTFLAAGVAVIGIGVMFLEGGELGIGDLLMFVDAFVYAAYTLFLERVAPRHSTLTLTSVQLLFIGLLGMLWSNTQILDQFEVIRQHWGGILYLGLLATAAVIWLQNLAMRWVPAGEAALLYTLEPLFSVVFSFWLLGEHLGIRGLIGAILVLAALLLSQSPQKTEPAANVEVQSS; encoded by the coding sequence ATGCAAACACCTATAAAAGCGGGAAATTCCTTATATATTAAAGGAATAATATTACTTATCCTAATTAATATCATTAGCGCCACGACTTTTCCTTTAACTAAAGAAATAGTTAGCAGCCTTTCGCCCAGTGCATTGATTGCCACACGTTTTGTCATAGCAGCAGGGGTTTTTACCCTAAACCTACGTAATCTCAACGTACTTTTATTACGTGATGGTATAGTTTTGGGGGTTTTGTTATTTTTTTACTTAGCTCTTGAAACAATTGCACTCAAGACAATACCGTCAAACCGGGCGGTATTTATTGTCAGTTTGAGTGCGCTCATTGTCCCGCTGCTGGGATGGTTGAGCGGCCAGCGAGTCTTGTTGAAAACTTTCCTCGCCGCCGGAGTAGCTGTGATTGGTATTGGTGTGATGTTTTTGGAAGGGGGAGAACTAGGAATTGGGGATTTGTTGATGTTCGTTGACGCTTTTGTCTATGCAGCCTACACACTTTTTCTAGAACGAGTCGCGCCCCGTCACTCCACTTTAACACTCACCAGTGTTCAACTTCTGTTCATTGGGTTGCTAGGAATGCTCTGGAGCAATACGCAAATCCTTGACCAATTTGAGGTAATTCGCCAGCACTGGGGAGGGATTCTCTATCTAGGACTATTAGCGACGGCTGCTGTCATTTGGCTGCAAAACTTAGCTATGCGCTGGGTTCCGGCTGGCGAAGCTGCCTTACTCTATACACTTGAGCCACTTTTTTCGGTAGTTTTCTCTTTTTGGCTACTGGGAGAACATCTGGGAATACGCGGTCTAATTGGCGCGATTCTTGTCTTAGCTGCACTGCTTCTCAGTCAAAGCCCTCAGAAGACTGAGCCAGCAGCCAATGTTGAGGTACAGAGTAGTTAA
- a CDS encoding GNAT family N-acetyltransferase, which produces MTSTSNLILRFAEPADCGVLFDLIQQLAEYEKLSHAVTGNVQALKEHLFGSRPYVEAILVEDAGQAVGFALFFYNYSTFLTKPGIYLEDLFVIPECRRRGVGKALLTKLAQIAVERDCGRLEWSVLDWNEPAKAFYRSMGADILDDWRICRVTEEALAQLANQV; this is translated from the coding sequence ATGACTTCAACTAGTAATTTAATTTTGCGTTTTGCTGAACCAGCCGATTGTGGTGTGTTATTTGACTTAATTCAACAGCTGGCAGAGTATGAAAAACTATCTCATGCTGTGACTGGCAATGTTCAGGCACTCAAAGAGCATTTGTTTGGCTCTCGCCCTTATGTTGAGGCAATTTTAGTAGAGGACGCAGGGCAAGCTGTGGGTTTTGCCTTATTTTTCTATAATTATTCGACATTTCTGACAAAGCCAGGAATTTATCTCGAAGATTTGTTTGTCATCCCAGAATGTCGGCGGCGAGGAGTTGGTAAGGCTCTGTTAACAAAATTAGCTCAGATAGCAGTGGAACGGGATTGTGGACGTTTAGAATGGAGCGTTTTAGATTGGAACGAGCCGGCAAAGGCATTTTACCGCAGCATGGGAGCAGATATTTTAGATGACTGGCGAATTTGTCGTGTCACGGAAGAGGCGTTAGCTCAGTTAGCGAATCAAGTCTAA
- the petJ gene encoding cytochrome c6 PetJ gives MKKIISVILLAVAVFTFAFSSPALAADPVSGAKVFSANCAQCHAGGKNLVNAAKTLKKSDLVKYGLDTPEAIIAQVTKGKGAMPAFKGRLKPGQIEDVAAYVLDKADKNWK, from the coding sequence ATGAAAAAAATTATTTCAGTAATACTGTTAGCTGTAGCAGTCTTCACTTTTGCTTTCAGTAGTCCAGCTTTAGCAGCAGATCCGGTCAGTGGAGCCAAAGTATTTAGTGCTAACTGTGCCCAGTGTCATGCAGGTGGTAAAAATTTAGTCAACGCTGCCAAAACCCTGAAAAAGTCAGATTTGGTAAAGTATGGTCTTGATACACCGGAAGCTATTATCGCTCAAGTCACAAAAGGTAAAGGCGCTATGCCTGCCTTCAAGGGTCGTTTAAAGCCAGGACAAATTGAAGATGTAGCTGCCTACGTGCTTGACAAAGCCGATAAAAACTGGAAGTAG
- a CDS encoding alpha-amylase, producing the protein MAELNGAMMQYFHWYVPNDGSLWSKVDSAAKELADAGFTALWLPPAYKGFAGAYDVGYGVYDLFDLGEFDQKGSIRTKYGTRQQYVDAIKSLQSRGIQVYGDTVLNHKLGGDSAETAKATPYSQNDRLNPKGGLQDVKTYTHYHFPGRQGKYSNFEWHWWHFDAVDYNDYNSGDRDTIYLFEGKQFDNYVALEKGNFAYLMGCDLDFQSEWVRGEITYWGKWYLDNTNVDGFRIDAIKHISSWFFPQWLDELERYAGKDLFAVGEYWYNDINALNWYIDITAGKLSVFDVPLHYNFHIASKSGGNYDMRRILDGTVMQQRPTHAVTFVENHDSQPLQALESVVESWFKPLAYAIILLRREGYPCVFYADYYGAEYEDRGYKIFLTSHRWLIDKFLLARRDYAYGPQYDYFDHWNTIGWSRLGDENHPEAMAVIMSDGPSGSKWMEVGKRNTKFIDLTEHIKEPVYTNQSGWGEFRCQGGSVSVWIQA; encoded by the coding sequence ATTTGCGGGAGCCTACGATGTCGGATATGGGGTTTATGACTTGTTTGATTTAGGTGAATTCGACCAGAAAGGCTCGATTCGCACTAAGTATGGGACACGCCAGCAGTATGTCGATGCGATTAAGTCTCTCCAATCACGGGGAATTCAGGTTTATGGCGATACTGTGCTAAATCATAAATTGGGTGGAGACTCAGCAGAAACAGCCAAAGCAACACCCTATTCCCAAAACGATCGCCTAAATCCTAAGGGTGGGCTACAAGATGTTAAGACATACACCCATTACCATTTTCCAGGGCGACAAGGTAAATATTCTAACTTTGAGTGGCATTGGTGGCACTTTGATGCAGTTGATTACAACGACTACAACAGTGGCGATCGCGATACAATCTATCTGTTTGAAGGGAAACAGTTTGATAACTACGTTGCCCTAGAAAAAGGGAATTTTGCCTATCTCATGGGTTGTGATCTGGACTTCCAGAGCGAATGGGTGCGTGGTGAAATCACTTACTGGGGTAAGTGGTATCTCGACAACACAAATGTAGATGGCTTCCGGATTGATGCTATCAAACATATCTCTTCTTGGTTCTTTCCCCAATGGCTAGATGAGCTAGAACGATATGCGGGGAAAGATTTGTTTGCAGTGGGCGAGTATTGGTATAACGATATCAATGCTCTGAATTGGTATATTGACATCACTGCTGGAAAGTTGTCAGTATTTGACGTGCCGTTACACTATAACTTCCATATAGCCAGCAAATCTGGTGGGAACTATGATATGCGGCGTATCTTAGATGGTACCGTGATGCAGCAGCGTCCCACCCATGCGGTGACGTTTGTCGAGAATCATGATTCCCAGCCTTTACAAGCACTGGAATCTGTGGTTGAGTCTTGGTTTAAGCCCTTAGCTTACGCCATTATTCTGTTGCGGCGAGAAGGTTATCCCTGCGTTTTTTATGCAGACTACTACGGCGCAGAATATGAAGACAGAGGATATAAGATTTTTCTTACCTCTCATCGTTGGCTAATTGATAAGTTTCTCCTAGCACGCAGAGATTACGCTTATGGCCCACAGTATGATTATTTTGATCACTGGAATACTATCGGTTGGTCACGCTTAGGAGATGAAAATCATCCCGAAGCTATGGCTGTAATCATGAGTGATGGGCCATCCGGTTCTAAGTGGATGGAAGTTGGTAAACGCAATACCAAGTTTATTGATTTGACAGAACATATTAAAGAACCTGTCTACACCAACCAATCAGGTTGGGGTGAATTCCGCTGTCAAGGCGGTTCTGTATCAGTGTGGATTCAAGCGTAG